A genomic window from Solanum dulcamara chromosome 11, daSolDulc1.2, whole genome shotgun sequence includes:
- the LOC129873392 gene encoding ENHANCER OF AG-4 protein 2, whose translation MAPGRKRGAKGVKSMSELSLGDLVLAKVKGFPAWPAKISKPEDWDRAPDPKKYFVQFFGTQEIAFVAPADITAFTIDVKNKVSARCQGKTVKHFAKAVKQICEEFEELQKKDSSVSGDEAYKTAPGCVVASVERVTAAAELDQMDREKKCKQETDIKSLVEGSGLERCSMIKDDTTDIISHDSEVNLPPSISSIKKVSIPSRISNSRKELASLPNPESTHDNLSEDNRDPEEHDKQLIHKENLRSAERSHFPDADFPPPTSSADVKQLDGGQKQLTNGHKAKLAKRKAGGGHEVQRISDTASDLTVKTASAKKLVPEVKSGTDGRKKVKRQNDRKPETVDAVLSHIEEKKFQSSKKLKAEPGQMLRRNEIADPSKKIKCADGAMDAVMVSKIYDEAKVVKSEVKKSIPLGKAEGHTSLKLHEGAIGSNNCGEEDTLPPSKRHRRAMEAMSSSSPVPQLPTKRRAVRLCVDNENEEPKTPIHGGSIKRDAISRGPNLVKKPDLSTGTASNDQLSVKDSGTIEDSSIKEHAPSVRLHKELSVRVPQKNVEKKRIPTDRSVSCSPGKFGTPKTSREGKTDIVSPKKSPGFTDKPVSEPQKGAKLPGKPQGDHRKLVAEFNTGNIIGADNLNPFRDQPINERSKMVSTSERKKTTPRSSSLMTEPTLVPGNAVESMSTRLERLEAVRDEKLNSLIDSKVLDQDMSMKHLIAAAQAKRRQAHLQSIYGNTLAAVAPYTEPQGGSPHPTLGSQPLSSGMLHPEIQVLFSRSSPSSEIQQFSSINPPEPEENEEKRVISGLGASGGSLSGGTEAAVARDAFEGMIETLSRTKESIGRATRLAIDCAKYGIANEVVELLTRKLENEPSFHRRVDLFFLVDSITQCSHSHKGIAGASYIPAVQAALPRLLGAAAPPGVGARENRRQCLKVLRLWLERKIYPDSLLRRHMDDIGTTNDDSSGGLSFRRPSRAERAIDDPIREMEGMLVDEYGSNATFQLPGFLSSHVFDEEEEEDALRDLQNEPAEELAVEHTPATGDNAERYVVTPSDRRHCILEDVDGELEMEDVSGHPKDERPLFGDDVNQSGSDRTLESALDNISDLPPLPMGSPPLPPCSPPPTPPLPSSPPPSPVPPPLPLSPLPPPPPPPPPPPPLPPSQPPLPPSQPHPFPPLPAGPPPLMFPQPSFPLQHEVGTKHLHSLTPSVPSPSPVVAYAQPPLPNEVGSIPSGHRLPQVAGNMLHGPRINASSRNEVFPLQSPSFTPAGVSNSRESSGYSSRPLEYGYNDAYINPPVCQSTQKFQSGNAAFAPRPMHLNPPHQIPSNSFSYPRAPVQQHPQQAYPAPCSLPERPDGSRRHIGDEQWRVQPNEFNGDHQRGMWIGAGRSCPGPTIAQEGYFRPPDRPPVSNVGFQPSGSNAFPTGPPISGHGMPCRPDVTVLSWRPA comes from the exons ATGGCTCCAGGTCGTAAACGTGGAGCTAAAGGAGTGAAGTCAATGAGCGAGTTGAGTCTGGGTGATCTTGTCCTTGCTAAGGTTAAAGGCTTCCCTGCTTGGCCTGCTAAG ATTAGCAAACCAGAAGATTGGGATCGAGCTCCTGATCCTAAAAAGTATTTTGTCCAGTTCTTTGGTACACAGGAAAT AGCATTTGTCGCCCCAGCAGATATTACGGCATTTACCATTGATGTTAAAAATAAAGTGTCAGCACGATGTCAGGGTAAAACAGTAAAACATTTTGCCAAAGCAGTGAAGCAAATCTGTGAAGAATTTGAAGAGTTACAGAAGAAAGATTCCAGTGTTTCAGGAGATGAGGCCTATAAAACAGCTCCAGGCTGTGTTGTAGCTTCTGTTGAAAGGGTGACTGCTGCTGCTGAGTTGGACCAAATGGACAGAGAAAAGAAGTGTAAGCAAGAAACAGATATCAAAAGCTTAGTAGAGGGATCTGGGTTAGAGCGCTGCTCGATGATAAAAGATGATACAACTGATATCATTTCTCATGATTCAGAGGTTAATTTGCCTCCTTCAATTTCATCTATAAAGAAGGTTTCAATTCCCAGTAGGATTTCTAATTCAAGAAAGGAGTTGGCTTCATTGCCTAATCCCGAAAGCACTCATGATAACCTAAGTGAGGACAACAGAGATCCCGAGGAGCATGATAAGCAATTGATCCACAAGGAGAACTTGAGATCTGCTGAGAGGAGTCATTTTCCTGATGCAGATTTTCCTCCTCCTACATCATCTGCTGATGTGAAGCAGCTTGATGGTGGTCAGAAGCAACTGACAAATGGACACAAAGCAAAGCTGGCGAAGAGGAAAGCTGGGGGTGGACATGAAGTGCAAAGAATTAGTGATACTGCCAGTGATCTGACTGTTAAAACAGCAAGTGCAAAAAAATTAGTGCCAGAGGTTAAGTCAGGTACTGATGGTAGAAAAAAGGTAAAAAGACAGAATGATAGAAAACCTGAGACAGTGGATGCTGTTCTCAGCCATATAGAGGAGAAAAAATTTCAGTCTAGCAAGAAATTGAAAGCTGAACCTGGACAGATGTTGCGACGTAATGAAATAGCAGATCCCTCTAAGAAGATCAAATGTGCTGATGGGGCAATGGATGCCGTTATGGTGAGCAAAATTTATGATGAAGCTAAAGTGGTGAAATCAGAGGTTAAAAAATCAATACCACTGGGAAAAGCCGAGGGTCACACTTCGCTGAAATTGCATGAAGGTGCTATTGGTTCAAATAATTGTGGTGAAGAAGATACTCTCCCACCGTCAAAGCGCCATCGACGGGCAATGGAGGCTATGTCTAGCTCCTCTCCTGTTCCTCAACTTCCTACTAAGCGGAGAGCTGTCCGTTTGTGTGTGGATAATGAAAATGAAGAGCCTAAAACTCCAATTCATGGAGGATCTATTAAGAGAGATGCTATTTCTCGTGGCCCCAATTTGGTGAAGAAGCCTGACCTATCTACTGGAACAGCTAGTAATGACCAACTGAGTGTGAAAGACTCAGGCACAATTGAGGATAGCTCTATCAAGGAGCATGCACCATCTGTCAGACTACACAAAGAACTTTCTGTGCGTGTTCCTCAGAAAAATGTGGAGAAAAAGCGTATACCTACTGATAGAAGTGTTTCATGTAGTCCTGGGAAATTTGGAACTCCAAAAACTTCTAGGGAAGGTAAAACTGATATTGTATCCCCCAAAAAATCCCCTGGGTTCACTGACAAACCAGTCTCAGAGCCGCAAAAAGGTGCTAAACTACCTGGTAAACCCCAGGGTGATCATAGAAAGTTGGTAGCTGAATTTAATACAGGCAATATTATTGGTGCTGATAACTTAAATCCTTTTCGTGATCAACCTATTAATGAAAGAAGTAAGATGGTTTCTACTAgtgaaaggaaaaaaacaacCCCAAGGTCTAGTTCCTTGATGACTGAACCTACTCTTGTGCCTGGTAATGCTGTTGAAAGCATGTCTACACGGTTAGAAAG GCTGGAAGCTGTGAGAGATGAGAAGCTTAATTCTTTGATAGATTCTAAAGTTCTGGACCAGGATATGTCCATGAAACATCTTATAGCAGCTGCCCAGGCTAAAAGGCGGCAAGCTCACTTGCAGAGCATTTATGGTAATACCCTTGCTGCTGTGGCCCCCTATACTGAACCACAGGGAGGGAGCCCCCATCCAACTCTTGGTTCTCAACCATTAAGCTCTGGCATGCTGCATCCTgaaatacaagttttattttcTCGCTCATCTCCTTCATCTGAGATTCAGCAGTTTTCATCGATAAATCCACCTGAGCCTGAAGAAAATGAGGAGAAGAGAGTAATTTCAGGACTGGGGGCCTCTGGGGGCTCACTCAGTGGTGGCACTGAGGCAGCTGTTGCTCGTGATGCTTTTGAAGGAATGATAGAAACATTATCACGGACCAAAGAGAGTATTGGACGTGCAACCCGTCTAGCTATTGATTGTGCAAAGTATGGCATTGCTAATGAG GTCGTGGAACTTCTTACCCGGAAGTTGGAAAATGAACCTAGCTTTCATCGCAGGGTGGACCTGTTCTTTTTGGTGGATTCTATAACTCAGTGCTCTCATAGTCATAAAG GCATAGCAGGAGCATCATATATTCCTGCTGTTCAAGCTGCATTACCTCGTCTTTTGGGAGCTGCTGCTCCACCAGGAGTGGGTGCCCGGGAAAATCGTCGTCAATGTCTCAAG GTTTTGCGATTATGGCTTGAGAGGAAAATATATCCTGATTCTCTTCTTCGTCGTCATATGGATGATATTGGTACGACGAATGATGATTCGTCTGGTGGTTTGTCCTTTAGACGGCCATCTCGAGCTGAGCGTGCTATTGATGATCCTATTAGAGAGATGGAAGGCATGCTTGTTGATGAGTATGGCAG CAATGCTACATTCCAGTTGCCTGGATTTTTATCTTCTCACGTTTTTgatgaggaggaagaagaagatgctCTTCGTGATTTGCAAAACGAACCTGCTGAGGAATTAGCAGTAGAGCATACACCTGCAACAGGTGATAATGCTGAGAGATATGTGGTCACTCCTAGTGACAGACGTCATTGTATCTTGGAGGATGTGGATGGCGAGCTTGAAATGGAAGATGTTTCTGGTCACCCAAAAGATGAAAGACCTTTGTTTGGAGATGATGTGAACCAGTCTGGCTCAGATCGAACCCTGGAATCAGCTTTAGATAATATATCTGATTTGCCGCCTCTTCCTATGGGATCCCCACCATTacctccttgttctcctccacCCACCCCACCTTTGCCTTCCTCTCCCCCTCCATCACCGGTGCCACCTCCACTTCCATTATCTCCATTGCCACCAccgccaccaccaccaccaccaccaccaccacttcCTCCATCACAACCCCCACTACCTCCATCTCAGCCACATCCTTTCCCTCCACTGCCCGCTGGACCACCTCCGCTGATGTTCCCTCAACCTTCTTTTCCACTCCAACATGAAGTAGGGACAAAACACTTACACTCCCTCACTCCATCAGTACCATCACCATCACCTGTAGTGGCATATGCGCAACCTCCTCTTCCAAACGAAGTCGGTAGCATACCTAGT GGTCATCGGTTACCACAGGTAGCTGGAAACATGCTTCATGGTCCTCGTATCAATGCATCTAGTAGGAATGAGGTATTCCCATTGCAATCACCTTCTTTTACACCAGCAGGAGTTAGTAATTCACGGGAATCTTCTGGATATAGTTCGCGGCCTTTGGAATATGGTTACAACGATGCATATATAAACCCACCAGTTTGTCAGTCCACTCAGAAATTTCAATCTGGTAATGCGGCTTTTGCCCCAAGGCCCATGCATCTTAACCCTCCACATCAAATCCCCTCCAATAGTTTTTCGTATCCAAGGGCCCCAGTGCAGCAACATCCACAGCAAGCATATCCTGCACCATGCTCATTACCAGAGCGCCCTGATGGATCAAGGCGTCATATTGGTGATGAACAGTGGAGGGTTCAACCCAATGAGTTCAATGGTGACCATCAGCGTGGTATGTGGATTGGTGCAGGAAGATCATGCCCTGGTCCAACTATTGCTCAAGAAG GTTATTTCAGACCTCCTGATAGACCACCTGTGAGTAATGTTGGATTCCAGCCTTCTGGATCAAATGCTTTCCCTACTGGTCCTCCAATTTCAG GTCATGGAATGCCTTGCCGACCGGATGTAACTGTCCTCAGCTGGAGGCCAGCATGA